A segment of the Abyssisolibacter fermentans genome:
ATTTGATCTTTAGGCAGTTCGGATAAGAAATCTTTTTCTTTTTTTAAATGTAATATTGGTATTTTACCTGTTGATGTATGGCATGTACTATTAATTCTATTATTTAAATCTGCAACAAGCTTATGTAGTTCTTCATAATTTAATGTTCCATTATAAGCTCTTATTTCATCTAATAATTTCATAGGAGCTTCAACTTTAGCTTTTGTATTGGGTCTTCCTGCTACGCAGGGACAAACTTTAAAACCATAATCATCTGCAAACTGTTGAAATTTATTATTTACTTTTCCCTTAGAATAATTAGTTCTAGCTTCATCCATAACAGTCTTCATATTGTCTGTTAACACTTCCTGGGGAACTCCTCCAAACGATTCAAATGACTGATCTAGAAAAGAAAGTAATACATCTTGTGTTTTATCAAGAGACAATCTGTATACTCTAAATCTAGAGTATGAAAGAATTAACACAAAAATATTGATATTAATAACTTCTCCTGTAGATAACACAAATTCTATATTTTCCTTCCAATCTAATTGTGCTTGTTGTCCTTTTCCTGTTTCATACCGCATAGGCGTAGCCTTAGATATATGTCCTTTTTTCCTATTATTAAAATACTCTTTAAATTCTGAGTGATTAGAAATGTATCTCCTAAACGAAGATTGTGCGCAATCCAGTCCATGATTATCTTTAAGATACTGCCATAAAATACGCTTATAATAAAATACTTGGATTGAATTTTCACCAAGAAGTTCTTTGATAATAGGTTCAAAAACTTCTATTTTTGATTTGCGATTTCTTGTGGTGGGCTTTATATATCCATTTAAATATTTACTTACTGTACGTGGATCAACACCAAGTTCTCTAGCTATTTGGCTTTTATTTACTTTCAAATTATTTTCCTCCATAAGTGGTTTTAGTTTATGAAGATCTTCTAACTTATTTATTTTTATTTCGGAAT
Coding sequences within it:
- the istA gene encoding IS21 family transposase, whose product is SEIKINKLEDLHKLKPLMEENNLKVNKSQIARELGVDPRTVSKYLNGYIKPTTRNRKSKIEVFEPIIKELLGENSIQVFYYKRILWQYLKDNHGLDCAQSSFRRYISNHSEFKEYFNNRKKGHISKATPMRYETGKGQQAQLDWKENIEFVLSTGEVININIFVLILSYSRFRVYRLSLDKTQDVLLSFLDQSFESFGGVPQEVLTDNMKTVMDEARTNYSKGKVNNKFQQFADDYGFKVCPCVAGRPNTKAKVEAPMKLLDEIRAYNGTLNYEELHKLVADLNNRINSTCHTSTGKIPILHLKKEKDFLSELPKDQIRNHYKIITTTVKVNRQSMISYKSNQYSVPPEYIDKRLKLQVYDDQLHVYYNTNLVTIHRIQNQKLNYHAEHYIEISALTFNLNSYEMNEIAKNNLKMIGEVYQNE